A section of the Oryzias melastigma strain HK-1 linkage group LG14, ASM292280v2, whole genome shotgun sequence genome encodes:
- the paxbp1 gene encoding PAX3- and PAX7-binding protein 1, with protein MFKRAKRANFRRRNDSEEDEQEPGQPQALVPMSFGPAVEIPFMEKSSGGGTGAPSGTDTLHSNGFLANINIAKPVKKEKKIKEAPALPLPAKVSLLSFDEEEEATEVFRVKKPNHSKKIVKQLKKEYKEDLERSGSGKHETKTDAPSKPVFAIKEEITSRDNSEHGEEEMEVDSDDEESKSQNAPTHAQMSRSLNPAGTFNTLSSLSSLKPGEIPDAAFIHAARKRRQLARELGGDAPLVQMDTPQKRLDQEDQDASDDDEDEKRIRFSGVKNKTQRQKIAEEIGIEGSDDEALDAAGHDEEVSRWEQEQIRKGISIPQVQSSQPEETPVYYQNSYETQPYGSSYSMPFTYSTVTPQTAKLPSLSNNGSVHYGRPICDLTPISIDLVKKRLQERLGHMHTGHNANVKRYKQIKEDLAASESVIQQLEGSSNNNAEQYKFLQEMRGYVGDLLECFSEKVPAVLELEAAMHQLLRQRASRLVQRRQDDIKDESAEFASLSNKAVMAPSLDSLGRDRAAYQEHNRQRRIAEREARRTRRRQAREQNGKRAEHKEGLSSDDEETSTDITSFDMEKDRIVRESKKIFEDVLEDFHSLDCIKDRFEEWRKEYPGCYRDAYIGLCLPRLFSPLVRLQLITWNPLEVPCANFEYMLWFESLLFYGFDEHSTLEKDDGDIGLLPAIVEKVILSKLSVLAEQVWDPLSSSQTARLVAFIHRLLKGYPTVLHGDNRFTQELLKMIVLRTRRTLDEDIFLPLYPKNVMDNKNSGAYLFYQRQFWSCVKLLGNILRWEGILSTSCLKDLALDSTLNRYILSALQTTDVGEENVHKCQKVVECLPVHWFSGLKGQQTLPQLEPLCRYLAHLANCLHRNSIGLSDIERRTSKEQIRDIVKMLRLVNALDHIVAVAAEQGIKDIKQLMEVKS; from the exons ATGTTCAAAAGGGCGAAAAGAGCGAATTTTCGGCGGAGGAACGACTCCGAGGAGGACGAGCAGGAGCCGGGCCAGCCGCAGGCGCTGGTGCCCATGTCGTTTGGGCCTGCGGTGGAAATCCCGTTTATGGAAAAAAGCAGCGGCGGCGGTACCGGAGCGCCGAGCGGCACCGACACCCTTCACAGCAACGGCTTTTTGGCCAACATTAACATCGCGAAACCTGtcaagaaggaaaagaaaatcaaagaagcACCAGCTCTGCCTCTACCAGCTAAAGTCAGTTTGCTGAGCTTCGACGAGGAGGAAG AAGCTACCGAGGTGTTTAGGGTGAAGAAACCAAACCACAGCAAGAAAATTGTCAAACAACTAAAAAAGGAATATAAGGAGGATCTGGAAAGATCTGGAAGCGGGAAACATGAAACTAAAACAG acgCTCCATCAAAACCTGTGTTTGCAATAAAAGAGGAAATCACCAGCAGGGACAACAGTGAACATGgagaggaggagatggaggtgGACAGTGATGATGAAGAGTCCAAGAGTCAAAATGCTCCAACTCATGCTCAAATGTCCAGAAGCCTCAACCCAGCAGGGACGTTTAACACGCTGTCCTCCCTCAGCAGTTTGAAACCAG GCGAGATCCCTGATGCGGCTTTCATCCACGCTGCCAGGAAACGCCGGCAGCTGGCTAGAGAGCTGGGGGGCGATGCTCCTCTGGTCCAGATGGACACTCCCCAGAAGCGCTTGGATCAGGAAGACCAAGATGCCAGTGATGATGACGAGGATGAGAAGAGGATCCGCTTCAGTGGAGTCAAGAACAAAACGCAGAGGCAGAAGATAGCTGAAGAAATTG GGATTGAGGGAAGTGATGATGAAGCTCTGGATGCAGCAGGTCATGATGAGGAGGTGAGCCGATGGGAGCAGGAGCAGATCAGAAAAGGAATTAGTATACCTCAG GTCCAGAGCAGCCAACCAGAAGAAACCCCAGTTTACTATCAGAACAGTTACGAGACGCAGCCTTACGGCTCCTCCTACAGCATGCCCTTCACCTACAGCACCGTGACCCCACAGACCGCCAAGCTCCCCAGCCTCTCCAATAACGGCTCAGTACACTACGGGAGGCCTATTTGTGATCTCACACCCATTTCCATTGATCTGGTAAAGAAACGCCTGCAGGAAAG GCTGGGCCACATGCACACAGGCCACAACGCAAACGTCAAGCGCTACAAACAGATCAAAGAGGACCTGGCTGCCTCTGAGAGTGTCATACAGCAGCTGGAGGGCTCGTCCAATAACAATGCAGAACAATATAAGTTCTTGCAAGAGATGCGAGGGTATGTTGGAGACTTGCTTGAGTGTTTCAGTGAAAAG GTGCCTGCTGTCCTGGAGCTGGAGGCTGCCATGCACCAGTTACTAAGGCAACGGGCCTCACGGCTGGTCCAGAGAAGACAGGATGATATTAAAGATGAATCGGCGGAGTTTGCAAGCCTTTCAA ATAAAGCTGTCATGGCTCCCAGTTTAGACTCATTAGGTCGAGACCGCGCCGCATACCAAGAGCACAACCGTCAGAGGAGAATAGCGGAAAGAGAAGCACGACg AACACGCCGCCGACAAGCTAGAGAGCAAAACGGGAAAAGGGCTGAACATAAGGAGGGCTTGTCATCCGATGATGAGGAGACTTCTACTGACATCACCAGTTTTGACATGGAGAAAG ATCGCATCGTTAGGgaatcaaagaaaatatttgaggaTGTTCTGGAGGACTTCCATTCCCTCGACTGCATCAAAGACCGATTTGAAGAGTGGAGAAAGGAATATCCCGGATGTTACCGAGACGCTTACATCGGCCTCTGCCTGCCCAGACTTTTCAGCCCTTTAGTCCGCTTGCAGCTTATTACCTGGAACCCTCTAGAG GTGCCGTGTGCAAACTTTGAGTACATGCTGTGGTTTGAGTCGCTGTTGTTCTACGGCTTTGACGAGCACAGCACGTTGGAGAAAGACGACGGGGATATCGGACTGTTGCCGGCCATCGTGGAGAAGGTCATCCTTTCCAAACTGTCCG TGCTGGCAGAGCAAGTGTGGGACCCTCTGTCGAGCAGTCAGACTGCCAGGCTGGTGGCCTTCATCCACAGACTCCTGAAAGGCTATCCCACCGTGCTGCACGGAGACAATCGATTCACACAG gaactcctaaaaatgattgttttgcGTACCAGACGCACGCTGGATGAAGATATTTTTCTTCCACTCTACCCCAAAAA TGTAATGGACAACAAGAACAGTGGTGCTTACTTATTCTACCAGCGGCAGTTCTGGTCCTGTGTGAag CTGCTGGGTAACATCCTGCGGTGGGAGGGCATCTTATCCACTTCCTGCCTGAAGGACTTGGCTTTGGACAGCACTCTCAATAGATACATCCTCTCTGCGCTTCAAACCACAGACGTAGGAGAGGAAAATGTTCACAAGTGCCAGAAG GTGGTGGAGTGTTTGCCAGTGCATTGGTTCTCAGGCCTGAAGGGTCAGCAGACACTGCCTCAGTTGGAGCCATTGTGTCGCTATCTCGCACATCTGGCCAACTGTCTGCACCGCAACAGCATCGGGCTCTCAGATATCGAGCGGCGCACTTCTAA GGAGCAGATCCGAGACATTGTGAAGATGTTGAGGCTGGTGAATGCCTTGGACCACATCGTTGCTGTGGCTGCAGAGCAAGGCATTAAAGACATCAAGCAACTCATGGAAGTCAAATCGTAG